One region of Bacteriovorax sp. Seq25_V genomic DNA includes:
- a CDS encoding U32 family peptidase: MNKKPELLLPVGNMDMCLAAIHGGANAIYVGMPGFNARGRSVDQSVEQLKEMIDLCHLYGVKVHIAFNILIFEDEIEHAIEMLDEVIPLGPDALIIQDIGLAKIVKDIYPDQVIHGSTQMTVTNDKAIEYLGELDIKRFVLGRENSLDEIKKIREATDKELEVFVHGALCVAYSGQCFTSESIGGRSANRGQCAQSCRFGYELIVDGEKKDLIDKEYLVSPQDLCGINEVSKLQEIGIESFKIEGRLKSAAFVGTTARSYANALEAGKPDNKDIEKMATTYSRGFFSGWLNGVDHQRLVRGTYKDHRGIYLGKLLKVRGNNISIRTTREIKKGMGLVLCDDKEKIEIGSSVYEVFKNGDETVIGLSKDANLSSLKLGAFVYLNSNPDVVRDVEKTVTDLTKQKRIKIKVEFTANVGEKAALAFLDEDDNFVEVQSEDILEAAKKPYDLQSISDELSSLSRTIYEATEVAVDMDSETLPFLHSKVLKKLKSAAVTLLNEKRVEVVAIDRFDIKEEITPKTSTDDKRSLNIVLRDLEQVKTFVKSFKDFQSTINLSVILDFEFGKDYKFAAQSLKEIGIEVGIATNRILKPGEYHHLNVLGRLAPDFILTRNLGAVKYLQEKFPEIRLKGDFSLNIANSYTANFILSRGLETVCSSYDLNALQLSKMLSRIDASRMEVTVHQYMPSFHMEHCVFAAFLSKGSSFKDCGKPCEKHNVELKDQFGNHHFLKADQECRNTMFNAVAQSAAGILPSLIDAGVKHFRVEMLDEKDDILIQKIRNYISFFENEIDTESLTKRLGTFEKFGIGSGQLLKNERKTMVSLHN; the protein is encoded by the coding sequence GTGAATAAGAAACCTGAACTACTTCTCCCAGTTGGAAATATGGATATGTGCCTAGCGGCCATCCATGGCGGGGCTAATGCCATTTATGTGGGGATGCCCGGCTTTAACGCTCGCGGAAGAAGTGTTGATCAAAGTGTTGAACAACTAAAAGAAATGATCGATCTTTGTCACTTATATGGTGTTAAAGTACACATCGCTTTTAATATTCTTATTTTCGAAGATGAGATTGAACATGCCATTGAAATGCTCGATGAAGTTATTCCACTAGGTCCTGACGCTCTTATCATCCAAGACATTGGTCTTGCAAAAATAGTTAAAGATATTTACCCAGACCAAGTTATTCACGGCTCAACTCAAATGACAGTGACAAACGACAAGGCCATCGAATACCTTGGAGAACTTGATATCAAACGTTTTGTTCTAGGTCGTGAAAACTCTCTTGATGAAATAAAAAAAATTCGCGAAGCAACGGATAAAGAGCTTGAAGTTTTTGTTCATGGAGCACTCTGTGTTGCCTACTCTGGTCAATGCTTCACCAGTGAATCAATTGGTGGTCGCTCGGCAAATAGAGGACAGTGTGCCCAAAGTTGTCGTTTTGGATATGAGCTCATCGTAGATGGTGAAAAGAAAGACCTTATCGACAAGGAGTATCTTGTTTCTCCTCAAGATCTTTGTGGAATAAATGAAGTTTCTAAACTTCAAGAAATTGGAATTGAATCATTTAAAATTGAGGGACGTCTAAAGTCAGCGGCCTTTGTTGGAACTACTGCACGCTCTTATGCTAATGCTCTTGAGGCAGGTAAGCCAGATAATAAAGACATCGAAAAGATGGCCACAACATACTCTCGTGGCTTCTTTAGCGGATGGCTCAATGGTGTTGATCACCAAAGACTCGTACGTGGTACTTACAAAGATCACAGAGGAATCTATCTTGGAAAACTTTTAAAAGTTCGTGGTAATAATATTTCAATTAGAACAACTCGTGAAATAAAAAAAGGTATGGGACTTGTTCTTTGTGATGATAAAGAAAAAATTGAAATTGGCTCAAGTGTTTACGAAGTATTTAAAAATGGTGATGAAACAGTTATTGGTCTTTCAAAAGATGCCAACCTTTCTTCATTAAAACTTGGAGCCTTCGTCTATCTCAACTCGAATCCAGATGTTGTGAGAGACGTTGAAAAAACAGTTACTGACTTAACAAAACAAAAGCGCATCAAGATCAAGGTTGAATTCACTGCAAATGTTGGAGAAAAAGCAGCCCTTGCCTTTCTTGATGAAGATGACAACTTTGTAGAAGTTCAATCGGAAGACATTTTGGAAGCTGCGAAGAAACCGTATGATCTTCAATCAATTAGTGATGAACTTTCATCCCTAAGCCGCACAATCTATGAGGCGACAGAAGTTGCCGTTGATATGGATAGTGAAACTCTTCCATTTCTCCACTCAAAAGTTTTAAAGAAACTTAAATCAGCGGCCGTTACTCTTCTCAATGAAAAGAGAGTGGAAGTAGTAGCGATTGATCGTTTTGACATTAAGGAAGAGATCACGCCTAAGACTTCAACTGATGACAAGCGAAGTCTCAATATCGTTTTAAGAGATCTCGAGCAAGTTAAAACATTTGTAAAATCATTTAAAGACTTTCAATCGACAATCAACCTTTCTGTCATTCTCGATTTTGAATTTGGAAAGGACTATAAGTTCGCAGCCCAATCTCTAAAAGAGATTGGAATCGAAGTTGGTATTGCAACAAATAGAATTTTAAAGCCAGGTGAGTATCACCACCTCAACGTTCTTGGTCGTCTCGCCCCTGATTTTATCCTGACAAGAAATCTTGGTGCCGTTAAGTACCTTCAAGAGAAATTCCCTGAGATTCGTCTTAAGGGTGATTTCAGTTTGAATATCGCAAACTCTTATACCGCAAACTTCATTCTCTCAAGAGGACTTGAAACAGTTTGTTCCTCATATGACCTTAATGCTCTTCAACTTTCAAAGATGCTTTCTAGAATTGATGCCTCTCGTATGGAAGTCACAGTTCATCAGTATATGCCAAGCTTTCACATGGAGCATTGTGTATTTGCGGCCTTCCTTAGTAAAGGTAGCTCATTCAAAGACTGTGGGAAACCATGCGAAAAACATAATGTGGAACTTAAGGATCAATTTGGCAATCACCACTTCCTAAAAGCAGACCAAGAATGTCGAAACACCATGTTCAACGCTGTCGCTCAATCAGCGGCGGGGATTTTACCTTCACTTATTGATGCCGGGGTAAAACATTTTAGAGTTGAGATGCTAGATGAAAAAGATGATATACTAATCCAAAAGATTAGAAACTATATCTCATTCTTTGAAAATGAAATTGATACCGAGTCACTTACAAAGCGTCTTGGGACATTTGAAAAGTTTGGAATTGGATCAGGACAGCTTTTAAAGAATGAAAGAAAAACTATGGTATCTCTACATAATTGA
- the ppdK gene encoding pyruvate, phosphate dikinase, translating into MSNKWVYSFSKERTEGNRSMKELLGGKGANLAEMCALGLPVPPGFTVTTEACIDYQKSNQINEDAKSQIITALKEVEKITGKTFGGGENPLLFSVRSGARASMPGMMDTVLNLGLNDETVLSLAKKSGNERFAWDSYRRFIQMYANVVMNFNISILESTLEDLKEARNVHLDTDLTADDFKQLVQVYKQIIANESGQSFPTDPMEQLWKAITAVFGSWMNPRAIKYRELNNIPSDWGTAVNVQAMVFGNMGDDCATGVCFTRDPSTGDKRFFGEYLVNAQGEDVVAGIRTPGPINTSSKNDSNRNEKTLEEYMPKAFAELTDLYQKLEKHYKDMQDIEFTIEGNVLYLLQTRNGKRTAQAALKIAVDLESEKIVTREEALMQLDPEVLNQLLHPRLDPNVKKKVITKGLPASPGAGSGMIVFNSEKAHALNETGHKVILVRQETSPEDIAGMAASKAILTARGGMTSHAAVVARGMGKPCVAGCSSITVDYVKNEMRVDGRTFKEGDWITIEGATGEVIEGEVPTLDAEISAEFATFMSWADEVRRLKVRSNADNPEDAKTSIKFGAQGIGLCRTEHMFFEAERILAVREMIFAEHTEQREKALVKLLPFQRKDFIGIFKEMDGLPVNIRLLDPPLHEFLPHTDEDKKELAEYLDVEVKTVEEIGERLHEFNPMLGHRGCRLGITFPEIYRMQVRAIIEAAIESKKAGVTVIPEIMIPLVAIDSELAILREILEKDIKQIFKDAGEEIKYKLGTMIELPRAAITAAEIAKHADFFSFGTNDLTQTTFGLSRDDAGKFLTDYISKSVVPNDPFVSLDQSGVGFLVDFACKEGRRIKSDISLGICGEHGGEPKSIDFCHRTGLDYVSCSPYRVPIARLAAAQAVIRNK; encoded by the coding sequence ATGAGTAATAAATGGGTTTACTCTTTTTCAAAAGAAAGAACTGAAGGTAACAGATCGATGAAGGAACTTCTCGGTGGTAAAGGTGCAAACCTTGCTGAGATGTGTGCCCTAGGTCTTCCTGTCCCTCCTGGCTTCACTGTTACAACTGAAGCATGTATTGACTATCAAAAATCTAATCAAATTAACGAAGATGCAAAGTCGCAAATTATTACTGCTTTAAAAGAAGTCGAAAAAATAACTGGTAAAACTTTTGGTGGTGGAGAGAATCCACTTCTTTTCTCTGTCAGATCGGGGGCTCGCGCTTCAATGCCTGGGATGATGGATACAGTTTTAAACCTTGGGCTTAACGACGAGACTGTTCTGTCACTTGCGAAGAAAAGTGGAAATGAAAGATTTGCTTGGGATTCATATCGTCGTTTCATTCAGATGTATGCAAACGTTGTTATGAACTTTAATATCTCAATTCTTGAATCAACTCTTGAGGATTTAAAAGAAGCTCGTAATGTTCATTTAGATACAGACCTAACTGCAGATGATTTTAAACAACTCGTTCAGGTGTATAAGCAAATCATCGCAAATGAGAGTGGCCAGTCTTTTCCAACTGATCCAATGGAGCAGCTTTGGAAGGCCATCACAGCTGTTTTTGGCTCTTGGATGAACCCACGTGCGATTAAATATAGAGAGCTAAATAATATTCCGAGTGACTGGGGTACTGCGGTAAACGTTCAGGCCATGGTATTTGGAAATATGGGTGATGATTGTGCAACAGGTGTATGTTTCACACGTGACCCTTCAACAGGAGATAAGAGATTCTTTGGAGAGTATCTTGTTAATGCGCAAGGTGAAGACGTTGTGGCTGGTATTAGAACTCCAGGTCCAATCAATACAAGTTCAAAGAATGATTCAAATAGAAATGAGAAAACTTTAGAAGAGTATATGCCAAAGGCATTTGCTGAGCTAACAGATCTTTATCAGAAACTTGAAAAGCATTACAAAGATATGCAGGATATCGAGTTTACGATTGAGGGTAATGTTCTCTATCTTCTACAGACTAGAAATGGAAAACGTACAGCTCAAGCGGCACTTAAAATTGCTGTTGATTTGGAGAGTGAGAAAATTGTAACGAGAGAAGAAGCTCTCATGCAATTGGATCCAGAAGTTTTAAACCAACTTCTTCACCCAAGACTTGATCCAAATGTTAAGAAAAAAGTTATCACTAAAGGTCTTCCCGCCTCTCCTGGTGCAGGTTCTGGGATGATTGTATTTAATTCAGAAAAAGCTCATGCTTTAAATGAAACAGGTCATAAAGTGATTCTAGTAAGACAAGAAACTTCTCCTGAAGATATTGCAGGAATGGCCGCTTCAAAAGCAATCTTAACTGCGCGTGGAGGGATGACATCTCACGCGGCGGTAGTTGCTCGAGGGATGGGGAAGCCTTGCGTAGCTGGTTGTTCGTCAATCACTGTTGATTACGTAAAAAATGAAATGAGAGTAGACGGTAGAACTTTTAAAGAAGGTGACTGGATCACGATTGAAGGTGCTACTGGAGAAGTTATTGAAGGTGAGGTACCAACTCTTGATGCTGAAATTTCGGCTGAGTTCGCAACTTTCATGTCATGGGCAGATGAAGTAAGAAGACTTAAAGTTCGCTCTAATGCGGATAATCCAGAGGATGCAAAAACTTCAATCAAGTTTGGTGCTCAAGGGATCGGACTTTGCCGAACTGAGCATATGTTCTTTGAGGCCGAGAGAATTCTTGCTGTACGTGAAATGATTTTTGCTGAACACACTGAGCAAAGAGAAAAGGCCCTTGTAAAACTTCTACCATTTCAAAGAAAAGACTTTATTGGGATCTTTAAAGAGATGGATGGACTCCCTGTAAATATTCGTCTTCTTGATCCTCCTTTACATGAGTTCTTACCTCACACAGATGAAGACAAGAAAGAACTTGCAGAATATCTTGATGTTGAAGTTAAAACTGTTGAAGAGATTGGTGAGAGACTTCATGAGTTTAACCCAATGCTTGGACATAGAGGTTGTCGTCTTGGAATTACCTTCCCAGAAATCTACAGAATGCAAGTAAGAGCAATTATCGAAGCGGCAATTGAATCAAAAAAAGCTGGGGTGACAGTTATCCCAGAGATTATGATTCCGCTTGTTGCAATTGATTCTGAGCTTGCTATTCTTCGTGAGATTCTTGAAAAAGACATTAAGCAAATTTTTAAAGATGCGGGAGAAGAGATTAAGTACAAACTTGGGACGATGATTGAACTTCCTCGTGCTGCTATTACTGCTGCAGAGATTGCAAAGCATGCAGACTTCTTCTCTTTTGGAACAAACGATTTAACGCAAACAACTTTTGGTTTATCTCGTGATGATGCTGGAAAGTTCCTTACTGATTATATTTCAAAGTCAGTTGTTCCAAATGATCCATTCGTTAGCCTTGATCAGTCTGGTGTTGGATTCCTTGTGGACTTTGCTTGTAAAGAAGGACGTCGTATAAAGTCTGACATTAGTCTTGGAATTTGTGGTGAGCATGGTGGTGAGCCTAAGTCGATTGACTTTTGTCACCGTACGGGACTTGATTACGTAAGTTGTTCTCCATATCGAGTTCCTATTGCTCGTCTTGCTGCGGCTCAAGCGGTTATTCGCAATAAGTAA
- a CDS encoding glycine--tRNA ligase — protein sequence MSESNLKDMSQLVSLAKRRGFIFQSSEIYGGLSSCWDYAPYGIELKNNIKQKWWKAMTLREDIVGIDASIFMHPQVWKASGHVDGFNDPMVDCKSCKSRFRADKIDVTAPCVVCGSKDTFTEPRDFNLMFKTQMGPVEDSSAQVYLRPETAQGIFVNFLNVQQTMRKKLPFGISQIGKAFRNEITPGNFIFRTREFEQMEMQYFIKPGTQKDAMEQWRELRFNWHLSNGIRKEKLRWYQQTGEDLAHYADAAYDLEYEYAHGWGEMEGIHSRTDFDLKTHQEHSGKNLMYTDAMDNNKKYLPYVLETSVGCDRCLLAVMSDAYRLENEGDKENERVVMKFHPSLAPVKVAVLPLVKKLEEPATKLFQDLATEFAAEYDVAGSIGKRYRRQDEIGTPFCITFDFDSLEDNAVTIRDRDSMKQERISLDKVKEYLRNGLV from the coding sequence GTGTCAGAGTCCAACTTAAAAGATATGTCCCAATTAGTAAGCTTGGCAAAGAGAAGAGGCTTCATTTTTCAAAGTTCTGAAATTTATGGTGGTCTTTCTTCGTGCTGGGACTATGCTCCGTATGGAATTGAATTAAAAAATAATATCAAACAAAAATGGTGGAAGGCGATGACTCTTCGTGAGGATATCGTTGGTATTGATGCTTCAATTTTTATGCACCCACAAGTTTGGAAAGCTTCAGGACACGTTGATGGCTTTAACGATCCAATGGTTGACTGTAAAAGTTGTAAGTCGAGATTTAGAGCAGATAAAATTGATGTAACTGCACCATGTGTAGTTTGTGGATCAAAAGATACTTTCACTGAGCCAAGAGACTTCAACTTAATGTTTAAAACTCAAATGGGTCCAGTTGAAGATTCTTCAGCTCAAGTCTATCTTCGTCCTGAAACAGCTCAGGGGATTTTCGTAAACTTTCTAAATGTACAACAAACTATGAGAAAGAAACTTCCATTTGGTATTTCTCAAATCGGTAAGGCGTTTAGAAATGAAATTACTCCAGGTAACTTCATTTTTAGAACTCGTGAATTTGAGCAAATGGAAATGCAATACTTCATTAAACCAGGAACGCAAAAAGATGCGATGGAGCAGTGGAGAGAGTTACGTTTCAACTGGCACCTATCAAATGGTATTAGAAAAGAAAAACTTAGATGGTATCAGCAAACAGGTGAGGATCTTGCTCACTACGCAGACGCTGCTTATGATCTTGAGTATGAATATGCACATGGTTGGGGTGAGATGGAAGGTATCCACTCAAGAACTGATTTCGACCTGAAGACTCACCAAGAGCACTCAGGAAAGAACTTAATGTACACAGATGCGATGGATAATAATAAGAAGTATCTTCCATACGTTCTTGAAACATCTGTTGGTTGTGACCGTTGTCTTCTTGCTGTTATGTCTGATGCATATAGATTAGAAAACGAAGGTGATAAAGAGAACGAGAGAGTTGTGATGAAGTTTCATCCAAGTCTAGCTCCTGTTAAAGTAGCAGTTCTTCCACTTGTTAAAAAACTAGAAGAACCAGCAACAAAATTATTCCAAGATCTAGCGACAGAATTTGCTGCTGAATATGATGTGGCAGGTTCAATTGGTAAGAGATATAGAAGACAAGATGAAATCGGGACTCCATTCTGTATTACTTTTGACTTTGACTCTCTCGAAGACAACGCTGTGACCATTAGAGATAGAGACTCGATGAAGCAGGAGAGAATTTCTCTTGATAAAGTAAAAGAATATCTAAGAAATGGGCTAGTTTAA
- a CDS encoding pentapeptide repeat-containing protein, translating to MSYYEEIEFNEKLEVSEGDEFIDCSFDSINFAELSLNNTKLVDCTFINCNLSNVSVLNSTFRGTKFVDCKIVGVNFSNCLTLHLLSFKSCILNYSVFQNIEGVNFEFHSCGLKEVDFSESKLNETSFLDSELDLANFSGTDLRKADFRGAFGYQIDPLSSKIKGAKFQAPEVLGLLTSFGIDIS from the coding sequence ATGAGTTACTATGAAGAAATTGAATTTAATGAAAAGCTCGAAGTTAGTGAGGGAGATGAGTTCATCGATTGTTCGTTTGATTCGATCAACTTTGCAGAGCTAAGTTTGAATAATACAAAGCTTGTCGATTGTACTTTTATCAATTGTAATCTTAGTAATGTTTCGGTTTTAAATTCAACTTTTCGTGGAACAAAATTTGTTGATTGCAAAATTGTTGGCGTGAATTTTTCTAATTGTCTAACTCTTCATTTGCTGTCTTTTAAATCATGCATTTTGAATTATTCTGTCTTTCAAAATATCGAGGGAGTGAACTTTGAATTTCACTCATGTGGACTTAAAGAAGTAGATTTTAGTGAATCCAAGTTAAACGAAACAAGCTTCCTTGATAGTGAACTTGATCTCGCTAATTTCTCTGGAACTGACCTTCGAAAAGCTGACTTTAGAGGGGCCTTCGGTTATCAGATAGATCCACTTTCCAGTAAAATCAAAGGGGCCAAATTCCAGGCCCCCGAAGTCCTCGGATTACTTACGTCATTTGGCATAGATATCAGCTAA
- a CDS encoding ABC transporter ATP-binding protein, protein MFGSISLSLILAGIGALQVRLVQPIFDNGIDPNSSVKDIYFLAGSLLVLGIINFPCRFFHFYWIRFVVDRATCAIREDLFQKLQRLPTAFFTENKQGEMISTIVNDTHVFSNGFKAIIDLLREPLKAAAYLGMAFYYDWQLTLVIFLIAPFLVLIFNISGKKVKNNQGAVQREYADLTHNIAEGIGGQKLTKAFNLQDYVVGRFRKAQDKYFDSQMRTTFVEEFAHPLVEVVSSVAFSAVIIFAYYRVVNAGLTKGTFIGFIAALALFMDPIRKFSQANVRLSQARAAAERIFQLLALSEERDDGSIEKVDFKESIEVKGLSFAYGNNKVIDNLTLSIPKGKKIALVGLSGSGKSTLINLLLGLYPIEKNKIFIDGKDITDMKLGALRDLFGLVSQDIFLFHDTISENLTLGKEFKEEQIQSALEVSYASEFVNTLEEKEFTLVGDRGSRLSGGQQQRITIARAFLQNTDVLLFDEATSALDNESEKVVQKALESIAETKTVVAVAHRLSTIQNYDMIYVMKEGRVVESGHHAELMAHDGEYRKLYALSLG, encoded by the coding sequence GTGTTCGGCTCAATTTCTCTTTCACTTATTCTTGCTGGAATTGGTGCTCTTCAAGTGAGATTAGTGCAACCAATTTTTGATAATGGAATTGATCCGAATTCATCAGTTAAGGATATTTATTTTCTAGCTGGTAGTTTACTTGTTTTAGGAATCATCAATTTTCCTTGTAGATTCTTTCACTTTTACTGGATTCGATTTGTTGTTGATAGAGCGACATGTGCTATTCGTGAAGATTTGTTTCAGAAATTACAAAGACTGCCAACGGCTTTTTTCACTGAGAATAAGCAAGGTGAAATGATTTCAACTATCGTTAATGATACACATGTATTCTCTAATGGTTTTAAAGCAATAATCGATTTGTTAAGAGAGCCTTTAAAAGCCGCAGCCTATCTTGGGATGGCCTTTTACTATGATTGGCAATTAACACTTGTGATCTTTTTAATTGCTCCATTCTTAGTGCTTATTTTCAATATTAGTGGAAAAAAAGTTAAGAATAATCAAGGTGCTGTTCAAAGAGAGTATGCTGATCTTACTCATAATATTGCTGAGGGGATTGGTGGCCAAAAACTTACAAAAGCATTTAATCTGCAAGATTATGTTGTGGGACGTTTTCGTAAAGCACAGGATAAGTATTTTGACTCTCAAATGAGAACGACTTTTGTTGAAGAGTTTGCTCATCCTCTTGTTGAAGTTGTGAGTAGTGTTGCTTTTTCTGCGGTAATTATTTTTGCTTACTACAGAGTTGTAAATGCAGGTCTTACAAAAGGTACTTTTATTGGTTTTATAGCGGCACTTGCTCTTTTCATGGATCCTATAAGAAAATTTTCTCAAGCAAACGTCAGGCTCTCTCAAGCTCGTGCGGCGGCTGAAAGAATATTTCAACTTCTAGCACTATCTGAAGAGAGAGATGATGGAAGTATTGAAAAAGTTGATTTCAAAGAGTCAATCGAGGTTAAAGGTCTATCTTTTGCTTATGGTAATAATAAAGTAATTGATAATCTCACGCTTTCAATTCCAAAAGGAAAGAAGATCGCTCTCGTTGGACTTTCAGGTTCTGGTAAGTCGACTTTAATAAATCTTCTCCTTGGACTTTATCCGATCGAAAAAAATAAAATTTTTATTGATGGTAAAGATATCACTGATATGAAACTTGGGGCCCTGAGAGATCTTTTTGGATTAGTTAGTCAGGATATCTTTCTTTTCCATGATACGATTAGTGAGAACTTAACGCTTGGAAAAGAATTTAAAGAAGAACAAATCCAGAGCGCTCTTGAAGTATCCTATGCTTCAGAATTTGTTAATACTCTTGAAGAGAAAGAATTTACTCTCGTTGGAGATCGTGGTTCACGTTTGTCGGGTGGACAGCAGCAAAGAATTACTATTGCCAGGGCCTTCCTGCAAAATACAGATGTTTTACTTTTTGATGAGGCAACTTCAGCATTAGACAATGAATCAGAAAAAGTTGTTCAGAAAGCTCTTGAATCAATTGCTGAGACTAAAACAGTTGTGGCAGTTGCGCATAGGCTAAGTACAATTCAAAACTACGACATGATTTACGTAATGAAAGAAGGAAGAGTTGTTGAGTCTGGTCATCACGCAGAGTTGATGGCGCACGATGGGGAATATAGAAAACTTTATGCTCTCTCTCTAGGTTAG
- a CDS encoding ABC transporter substrate-binding protein, with product MKYLILFFISIASYATSIRISVAEDVASVSPKYLEILNKVYKEVGLDVNFVILPLERTIKEFDEKKFQAMAVKLSGITQISKRAILINPPVIKGYQYGIFALKNSSQSLIKKINIPDHRYILTRGTVYGKLFKKKYPNAHITYAKDYQNAIEQLKRNRADYLVSTEVYLERKEVSKILVMMDDHKEKMDIHHVISPELMYLKPKLEKIFQRLVDDETLSLKNLFKKD from the coding sequence ATGAAATATCTCATACTTTTTTTCATTTCTATAGCAAGTTACGCAACCTCGATACGTATATCAGTAGCTGAAGATGTTGCTAGTGTTTCCCCAAAATATTTGGAGATATTAAATAAAGTTTACAAAGAAGTCGGTCTAGATGTTAACTTTGTAATACTCCCACTCGAACGTACAATAAAAGAGTTCGATGAGAAAAAATTTCAAGCAATGGCTGTAAAGTTAAGTGGCATAACACAGATAAGCAAAAGGGCTATTCTGATAAATCCTCCAGTAATTAAAGGTTATCAGTATGGCATCTTTGCGCTAAAAAACTCATCCCAATCATTAATCAAAAAAATTAATATTCCTGATCACAGATATATCCTAACAAGAGGAACAGTATACGGAAAATTATTTAAAAAAAAATATCCAAATGCACACATTACTTATGCTAAGGACTATCAAAATGCGATTGAACAACTCAAGAGAAATAGAGCAGATTACCTAGTTTCTACAGAGGTCTACCTTGAAAGAAAAGAAGTTTCAAAAATTTTAGTCATGATGGATGATCATAAAGAAAAAATGGATATTCATCACGTTATCTCTCCAGAACTAATGTATCTGAAACCAAAGTTAGAAAAAATATTCCAACGACTTGTAGATGATGAAACACTATCTCTAAAGAATCTATTTAAGAAAGACTAA
- a CDS encoding GIY-YIG nuclease family protein — protein MKEKLWYLYIIETENGKLYTGITTDIERRFNEHAGLKKGAKFTKANPPKRLVYQEEFSNRSLASKREIEIKKLSRQKKIDLFNK, from the coding sequence ATGAAAGAAAAACTATGGTATCTCTACATAATTGAAACTGAAAACGGTAAACTCTATACCGGAATCACAACCGATATTGAGCGCCGCTTTAATGAACATGCCGGTCTTAAGAAAGGAGCCAAGTTTACAAAGGCTAACCCACCGAAAAGACTAGTTTACCAAGAAGAGTTTTCTAATAGATCCCTCGCCAGTAAGAGAGAAATTGAGATAAAAAAGCTATCTCGACAAAAGAAAATAGATTTATTTAATAAATAA
- a CDS encoding serine hydrolase: MQKLEELKSYIEKILPQAHFDSVSVGIIDFKANSYETLSLGFEGNLYFDIASMTKPFTFGVACLEIEDQLTAEMKLLLVHRSGLPRWGRLDKKTWREQVLSYKISESETNYSDFGALRLQLEIEKVTGKHLYDISSKYWAEEVKHWLDLEGEHCAFTGRRNRHVIHGEVHDDNAFVIAEKVSHAGIFATIDGVCKSLLNINSKLELLKRVGIDHQGRYIKGFDSVENIETTLAGQNASKNTFGHLGFTGTSMWIDPEKQLGCVLLTNEVNGFWYDRSLLNDLRRKVGIVAFSK, from the coding sequence ATGCAAAAGTTAGAAGAATTAAAATCATACATTGAAAAAATTCTTCCACAGGCGCACTTTGATAGTGTGTCTGTGGGAATTATCGATTTCAAGGCCAATAGTTATGAAACACTCTCGCTTGGTTTTGAAGGAAATTTGTACTTCGATATTGCTTCAATGACAAAGCCATTCACTTTCGGTGTTGCCTGTCTTGAGATTGAAGACCAATTAACGGCTGAAATGAAACTCTTACTTGTTCATCGCTCAGGGCTTCCTCGTTGGGGAAGACTTGATAAGAAGACTTGGAGAGAGCAAGTTCTGTCTTATAAAATTTCTGAAAGTGAGACAAACTACTCAGATTTTGGAGCACTTCGCTTGCAACTTGAAATTGAGAAAGTTACCGGTAAACATTTGTACGACATTAGTTCAAAATATTGGGCTGAAGAAGTAAAACACTGGCTTGATCTTGAAGGTGAGCACTGCGCTTTTACCGGAAGGAGAAATCGTCATGTAATTCACGGTGAAGTTCATGATGATAATGCATTCGTAATCGCAGAGAAAGTTTCTCACGCTGGCATCTTTGCAACGATCGATGGTGTGTGTAAAAGCCTTCTAAATATTAATTCCAAATTAGAACTTTTAAAGAGAGTTGGTATTGATCATCAAGGTCGCTATATCAAAGGTTTTGATTCAGTTGAAAATATCGAGACAACTCTCGCTGGACAAAATGCTTCTAAAAATACATTTGGCCATCTCGGGTTCACTGGAACATCAATGTGGATTGATCCGGAAAAACAACTTGGTTGTGTGCTCTTAACTAATGAAGTTAATGGTTTTTGGTACGATAGATCACTGTTAAACGACCTTCGTCGCAAGGTCGGAATAGTCGCTTTTTCCAAGTGA